The candidate division WOR-1 bacterium RIFOXYB2_FULL_36_35 genome includes a region encoding these proteins:
- a CDS encoding DNA gyrase subunit B: protein MAEKEQAGHTYDASKIKILGGIEAVRKRPAMYIGSTGKTGLHHLIYEVVDNSVDEALAGYCKIIGVTLHKDNSVSVEDDGRGIPIDMHKEAKKPAAEVVLTTLHAGGKFGDGGYKVSGGLHGVGVSCVNALSEWLEVEIKRDGKIYNQRFERGEPSKPKAESYKGKETGTIITFMADPEIFTETTVYTYDTVKHRLQELAFLNKGLKIVLIDEREKEKKAETFEYEGGVVEFIDQLGKGKTALYKPIVAFSTEKDDVFVEVGLQHFKDYYDENVYSYVNCIRTKEGGTHVVGFKSALTRVVNTYGHKNGILKENENIQGEDIREGLTAVINTRIPNPQFEGQTKTKLGNGEVKGIVDSVVVDGLSTYLDKNPAAAKLMIEKSLIAYRVRMAARKAQELERKKSALDTAMLPGKLADCTATAAAKCELFIVEGDSAGGSAKQGRDRMFQAILPLRGKILNVEKSRLDKILANNEIRTMITAIGPGVITGLKAGSDEKDEEMTTEKLLKELRYHKVILMTDADVDGSHIRTLLLTFFYRYARELIENGNVYIAQPPLYLVRKGKQQKYAYNDAEMEKVLKEFGREGAHIQRYKGLGEMNPTQLWDTTMNPATRTILQVTLEDGEVADEIFTILMGSEVEPRRKFIEDNAKEVKRLDI from the coding sequence ATGGCAGAAAAAGAACAAGCTGGACATACTTATGACGCGTCAAAAATCAAAATACTGGGCGGGATAGAAGCTGTCCGCAAACGCCCAGCGATGTACATCGGTTCCACGGGAAAAACAGGCCTTCACCATTTAATTTACGAAGTTGTTGATAACAGTGTTGACGAAGCTCTGGCAGGATATTGCAAAATAATAGGAGTTACGCTACATAAAGATAATAGTGTCAGTGTTGAGGACGATGGAAGAGGCATCCCGATTGACATGCATAAAGAAGCCAAAAAGCCTGCCGCAGAAGTCGTGCTTACAACTCTGCATGCCGGCGGTAAATTTGGTGACGGCGGATACAAAGTCTCCGGCGGTTTGCATGGTGTCGGAGTTTCCTGCGTCAACGCCCTTTCAGAATGGCTTGAAGTTGAAATAAAAAGAGACGGGAAAATTTACAACCAGAGATTTGAAAGAGGAGAACCTTCAAAACCTAAAGCCGAGAGCTATAAAGGTAAAGAGACGGGGACAATCATTACTTTTATGGCTGACCCTGAAATATTTACCGAAACAACCGTTTATACATATGATACCGTAAAACACAGGCTTCAAGAATTGGCCTTTTTGAATAAAGGGCTTAAGATTGTTTTAATTGATGAGAGAGAAAAAGAAAAAAAGGCGGAAACCTTTGAATATGAAGGCGGAGTTGTTGAATTTATCGACCAGCTCGGCAAAGGAAAGACAGCACTTTACAAACCGATTGTCGCTTTTTCCACAGAAAAAGATGATGTGTTTGTCGAAGTAGGCCTACAGCACTTTAAAGATTACTACGATGAAAATGTTTATTCTTATGTAAATTGTATCAGAACCAAAGAAGGCGGAACACATGTTGTCGGCTTTAAGTCAGCCTTGACACGGGTCGTCAACACTTATGGTCACAAAAACGGAATTCTAAAAGAAAACGAAAATATCCAGGGAGAAGATATTCGCGAAGGGTTGACAGCTGTTATAAATACACGTATTCCAAACCCGCAATTTGAAGGGCAGACAAAAACAAAACTAGGAAACGGCGAAGTCAAAGGGATTGTAGATTCGGTTGTTGTGGATGGGCTATCAACGTACCTTGACAAAAATCCTGCCGCCGCAAAGCTGATGATAGAAAAATCGCTGATTGCTTACCGTGTAAGAATGGCGGCAAGAAAAGCTCAGGAGCTTGAACGCAAAAAATCGGCGCTTGATACCGCGATGCTCCCAGGAAAACTTGCCGACTGCACGGCAACCGCCGCCGCAAAATGCGAATTGTTCATCGTGGAAGGAGATTCGGCCGGAGGTTCGGCCAAACAAGGGCGAGACAGAATGTTTCAGGCAATTCTTCCTCTTCGCGGAAAAATTTTAAATGTTGAAAAATCCCGTTTAGACAAAATTCTTGCCAATAACGAAATTCGTACAATGATAACGGCTATTGGCCCCGGGGTAATTACAGGGCTTAAAGCGGGAAGTGATGAAAAAGACGAAGAGATGACGACAGAAAAGCTTTTAAAAGAACTTCGTTACCACAAGGTAATCCTTATGACAGACGCGGATGTTGACGGGAGTCACATACGAACCCTTTTACTGACATTTTTTTATAGATATGCGCGCGAGCTTATAGAAAACGGAAATGTTTATATAGCGCAGCCGCCACTCTATCTTGTGAGAAAAGGAAAACAGCAAAAATATGCTTACAACGATGCCGAAATGGAAAAAGTTCTCAAAGAATTTGGAAGAGAAGGGGCGCATATCCAGCGATACAAAGGGTTGGGAGAGATGAACCCCACACAACTTTGGGATACTACAATGAATCCCGCGACGAGGACGATTCTTCAAGTAACCCTTGAAGACGGAGAAGTTGCCGATGAAATATTTACTATTTTAATGGGAAGCGAAGTTGAGCCCCGCAGAAAGTTTATAGAAGATAATGCCAAAGAAGTTAAGAGGCTGGACATCTAA
- a CDS encoding glycine dehydrogenase (aminomethyl-transferring) — protein sequence MKNFFKDIPDVALLKDPLPLPKPLSDMALLCELEEISKKNNPVLNFLGGGIYPHFIPSAVKQLISRGEFYTAYTPYQAEASQGTLQAIFEYQSKICSLYGMEVANASMYDGATAMTEGAFMACRITKRREIVISKAVNPRYREVLKTYSRGADLQVREIDFDLKTGQAIPPGLNENSSCYIIQQPNFFGCIEEVKDLADKIHSNGSIFITVADPISLGILKAPGDYGADIVAGEGQSLGLPQNFGGPLLGILATKEKYLRQIPGRLVSQTVDLEGKTGYILTLQAREQHIRRDKAASNICSNEALCALAACIYLSLLGGEGIRQIALLCLQKSTYLKKKLGSVFTAPTFKEFVADVKSGGIELGQFYPQLKGKRLLCVTELYFKKLLDEFAAKQ from the coding sequence ATGAAAAACTTTTTTAAAGATATACCAGATGTAGCTCTTCTAAAAGATCCGCTTCCTCTCCCAAAACCTTTAAGCGACATGGCTCTTCTTTGCGAACTTGAAGAAATCAGTAAGAAAAATAATCCCGTCTTAAATTTTCTGGGCGGCGGTATCTATCCTCACTTTATCCCATCAGCGGTAAAACAATTAATCAGTCGCGGAGAATTTTATACCGCTTATACTCCCTATCAAGCGGAAGCAAGCCAAGGAACCCTGCAAGCAATTTTTGAATATCAGTCAAAGATATGCTCCCTATATGGAATGGAGGTTGCAAATGCTTCTATGTATGACGGTGCAACAGCAATGACAGAAGGGGCCTTTATGGCTTGCAGAATAACCAAGAGGAGAGAGATTGTCATTTCAAAGGCAGTCAACCCGAGGTATAGAGAAGTTCTAAAGACTTACTCAAGAGGAGCCGATTTGCAGGTTAGAGAGATTGACTTTGATTTAAAAACGGGGCAAGCTATTCCTCCGGGACTAAACGAAAACTCCTCATGTTATATTATTCAACAACCAAACTTTTTCGGATGTATTGAAGAGGTAAAAGATTTGGCCGACAAAATCCATTCAAACGGATCTATCTTCATAACAGTCGCGGATCCGATTTCTCTAGGAATACTAAAAGCCCCAGGCGACTATGGGGCGGATATCGTCGCAGGAGAAGGGCAGTCGCTTGGGCTTCCTCAAAACTTTGGAGGGCCTCTTCTCGGGATACTCGCAACAAAAGAAAAATATTTAAGACAAATCCCCGGTCGCTTGGTCAGTCAAACAGTCGATCTTGAGGGGAAAACAGGCTATATATTAACGCTTCAAGCAAGAGAACAGCATATTAGAAGAGATAAAGCCGCCTCAAACATCTGCAGCAATGAAGCGTTATGCGCCTTAGCCGCATGTATCTATCTCTCGTTGTTGGGAGGAGAAGGAATTAGACAGATTGCCCTGCTCTGTCTGCAAAAAAGCACTTACTTAAAGAAAAAACTAGGGTCTGTTTTTACTGCCCCAACATTCAAAGAATTTGTAGCAGATGTAAAATCTGGCGGAATCGAACTGGGACAATTTTATCCTCAGTTAAAAGGGAAGCGCTTATTGTGTGTAACAGAACTTTACTTTAAAAAACTTTTGGATGAGTTTGCTGCAAAACAATAA
- a CDS encoding glycine cleavage system protein H encodes MQTPEDRKYSKDHEWAKIEGKIATVGITFYAQHELGDIVFVETPPLGDTLKQGQEFGVAESVKTVSSLYAPMSGKVIEINKELEATPALVNDDPYEKGWILKLEINNPDEEKNLLVAKDYDSTLAN; translated from the coding sequence ATGCAAACACCGGAAGATAGGAAGTATTCAAAAGACCATGAATGGGCTAAAATTGAAGGAAAGATCGCAACTGTCGGGATAACTTTTTACGCTCAGCACGAATTGGGAGATATTGTTTTTGTTGAAACTCCGCCACTTGGAGACACCCTGAAACAAGGCCAAGAATTTGGAGTCGCAGAATCTGTAAAAACTGTTTCAAGCCTGTACGCACCTATGTCAGGCAAAGTGATAGAGATTAATAAAGAGCTTGAGGCAACCCCAGCGCTTGTAAACGATGATCCATATGAAAAAGGGTGGATTCTTAAACTGGAAATCAACAATCCTGATGAAGAGAAAAACCTTCTGGTCGCCAAGGATTATGATTCTACTCTTGCAAATTAA
- a CDS encoding 6-carboxytetrahydropterin synthase QueD, translating into MYELMAEDTFDAAHALRGYKGSCENLHGHTWSVQVFLNGEELDKIGLLYDFREIKSKLKLVIDEFDHKNLNDLDIFKEQNPSSENLAKIIFDKLKLEIKLVSKVTVWESQTTKASYYESDD; encoded by the coding sequence ATGTATGAATTAATGGCTGAAGACACTTTTGATGCAGCGCATGCTCTGCGAGGGTATAAAGGATCATGCGAAAACTTGCATGGACACACCTGGAGCGTTCAGGTATTTCTAAATGGAGAAGAACTTGATAAAATAGGATTGCTCTATGATTTTAGAGAGATAAAATCCAAGTTAAAGCTGGTAATAGACGAATTTGACCATAAAAACTTAAATGATCTTGATATTTTTAAAGAGCAAAATCCTTCCAGCGAAAACCTTGCAAAGATTATATTTGATAAGCTAAAATTAGAAATAAAGCTTGTAAGCAAAGTTACGGTTTGGGAATCACAAACAACAAAAGCGAGTTATTATGAGTCAGACGATTAA
- a CDS encoding DNA polymerase III subunit beta, whose protein sequence is MEFVINKEDLSYGVGLVERIISSRTTLPVTANILFDAKKGELKLSANNLEIGMEVSLKAKIAKEGAVLIPAKTLGGIVSKLPTGEISFNLKERGIVNISYKKSNFNIHSLPPDEFPQISKVKEVKSLEVEAKILVEMLEQVVFAASTTEEKHVLNGILLETGKTPADDTTFRMVATDGYRLAKVGAKISSVGGALSVVVPSKAMSEVLKVFSQDQSSAKIVVGVDQISFKSENVHIVSRLIQGQFPDYKQVIPRSSDTKVNIDLISFLAAVERAAVIASQCANIVKIEVRGKQLHIMASAPDVGSVDEELEVEIKGKEKSLVAFNVRLVADALKVIDAEQITLELGESMSPGIIKPVEAKGLSSFVYIVMPIRTQEVSA, encoded by the coding sequence ATGGAGTTTGTCATAAATAAAGAGGATTTAAGTTACGGGGTGGGACTTGTAGAAAGAATCATTTCTTCAAGAACAACATTGCCTGTCACTGCGAACATTTTATTTGACGCTAAAAAGGGAGAGTTAAAACTTTCTGCCAATAATTTGGAAATAGGAATGGAAGTTTCGTTAAAAGCAAAGATCGCGAAAGAAGGAGCGGTGTTAATTCCTGCAAAGACATTGGGGGGCATTGTTTCTAAATTGCCGACAGGGGAGATCTCTTTTAACTTAAAAGAGAGAGGGATTGTTAATATAAGTTATAAAAAGTCTAATTTTAATATTCATAGTTTGCCTCCGGATGAATTCCCTCAAATTTCTAAAGTTAAAGAAGTCAAATCCTTGGAAGTAGAAGCCAAGATTCTTGTTGAGATGCTTGAACAGGTTGTTTTTGCTGCCTCGACCACCGAAGAGAAACATGTTCTCAACGGAATTTTATTAGAGACGGGGAAAACTCCTGCGGACGACACAACTTTTCGCATGGTTGCGACCGATGGTTATCGTCTTGCTAAAGTTGGAGCCAAGATCAGTTCTGTGGGAGGCGCTCTTTCTGTTGTTGTCCCATCTAAAGCAATGTCTGAGGTATTAAAAGTGTTTTCTCAAGATCAGTCTTCTGCTAAAATCGTTGTAGGCGTAGATCAGATCTCTTTTAAATCTGAAAATGTGCATATTGTATCTCGCTTAATTCAAGGACAGTTCCCTGATTACAAGCAGGTTATTCCCAGATCTTCTGACACAAAAGTTAATATTGATTTAATCTCGTTTTTAGCGGCAGTTGAACGTGCGGCAGTTATTGCTTCTCAATGCGCAAACATTGTAAAAATAGAGGTTCGCGGAAAACAACTGCATATAATGGCTTCTGCTCCTGATGTCGGAAGTGTTGATGAGGAGTTGGAGGTTGAGATAAAAGGGAAAGAAAAAAGTTTGGTTGCTTTTAATGTTAGACTTGTTGCCGACGCATTGAAGGTTATCGACGCTGAACAAATAACATTAGAGTTGGGTGAGTCCATGAGTCCTGGAATTATTAAGCCTGTTGAGGCAAAAGGATTGAGTTCGTTTGTTTATATAGTAATGCCGATCAGGACGCAGGAAGTTTCGGCGTAG